The genomic interval GAACTCGACGCCCTTGCTGTTCTTGGTGCTGATGTCGCGCGAGCGCTTCATGGCCACACCAAAGTCGGTCTTCACCTCGCCGACCATCACGCCAAACTCGGCGGCGTGCTTGACGCGGTTGGCGATGCTCGACGCTTCGAGCAGCGCCTTGGCGGGAATGCAGCCCCAGAGCACGCAGGTGCCGCCGAGCCCTTCGCGCTCGATGACGGCCACGGTGAGGCCGAGTTGGGCGGAGCGGATGGCGCCGACATAGCCGGCCGGGCCGCCACCGAGAAAGATCACGTCAAAGGATGCCATGCTAGTGCACCAGCAGCAGAGGGTTCTCAATTAACCGACGAAGCGTCTGTAGAAACTTAGCACCCACCGAGCCGTCAATCACGCGGTGGTCGCAGCTCATAGTAACCCGCAGCTTCTTGCGAATCTCAAAACCACCGTCAGCCGCGACCACCGGTTTGTCTTCGATGGCGCCGATGGCCAAAATGCCGACTTCGGGCGGATTGATAATGGCCGTGAACTGATCAATCTGCATCATACCGAGGTTCGACACGGAGAAGGTCGAGCCCGTGTATTCCTCAGGCTTGAGCTTCCGCTCGCGGGCCTTCTTGGCGAGATCCTTGCTCGCGCGCGAAATGGCGCCGAGCCCCTTTTCGTTGGCGTCAAAGATCACTGGCACAATCAGCCCATCGTCGGTGGCGACGGCCATGCCGAGGTGCACGCGATTGTGATAGCGAATGGAATCGCCGAGCCAGTGCGCATTTACTTCCGGATGCTGCGTGAGTGCGGTGGCGGTGGCTTTGAGAATGATGTCGTTGAACGAGACTTTGAACTCGTCGCCCAGCTCAGCGGCTGCCGCGCGCATTTCGGCGGCGCGGCTCAAGTCGAATTCGGCGGTGAGGTAGAACGTCGGGATCGGGCCGATGGATTCCGCGAGACGGCGCGCGATTGTCTTGCGGATTTGCGTGAGCGGAATGTCCTCGAAGTCGGCGCCGCTGGCGGCGCGCGTCGGCGCTGACGGCTTGGCCGGCGCGGATGTAGCGGCGGCGATGGCTTCGATGTCGCGCTTGACGATACGGCCATTCGGGCCGGAGCCCGTGACGCCCGAGAGGCTAAGGCCGCGGTCATCCGCGAGCTTGCGGGCGAGGGGGCTGGCAATGGTGCGGCCTACAGCGGACGCAGAACCGAGCGACACGGTGCTGCTCGCGCTGGCCGAGCTTGGCGCGGCGGCGGGTTGGGCAGCGCCAACGCGCGGCGCTGCACTGGTGGCAGGGGCACTAGCCGGGGAAGCGGCCGGAGCCGCAGCACCCGCGCCAGCCACCAAGGCGCTCACATCTTCGTCTTTGGCGCCAATCACACCCACCAGAGTTCCAACGGCAACCGCGCTCCCTTCCTGCACGAGCTTGGCGCGCAACACGCCGTCGCCACGGGCGACGAGCTCCATGACCGCCTTATCCGTTTCGACTTCGGCCATCACGTCGCCGTGCTTTACGGCGTCGCCTTCGTTCTTGAGCCACTTCACCAGTCGCCCTTCTTCCATCGTGGGCGAGAGTGCTTCCATGAAAATCTTGGTCGCCATCGGTTAGGCCTCGAGGTACATGACTTTCTTCACCGCCGCGATGGTCTTGGCGAGATCCGGCTTGGCCGCCTTCTCGAGCGCTTTGGCGTACGGCATGGGGACGTCCGCCTGGTGCACGCGCACCACTGGGGCGTCGAGATCGTCAAAGCATTCACGCTGGATGTAGTCCACCACCTGCGCGCCAATGCCGCAGATCTCCCAGCCTTCTTCGAGCACCACGGCGCGATTGGTTTTGCGCACGCTGGCGTAAATCGCCTCGGTGTCCATCGGGCGAATGGTGCGGAGATCCACCACGTCAATGTGAATCCCTTCCTTTGCGAGCTGATCAGCCGCGTTCATGGCCACGAGCACCATCTTGCCGCTGGTGATGATCGAGCAGTCGCCGCCTTCGCGCTTGAGATCGGCCTTGCCGATGGGCACGAGATATTCTTCGTC from Gemmatimonadota bacterium carries:
- a CDS encoding pyruvate dehydrogenase complex dihydrolipoamide acetyltransferase; amino-acid sequence: MATKIFMEALSPTMEEGRLVKWLKNEGDAVKHGDVMAEVETDKAVMELVARGDGVLRAKLVQEGSAVAVGTLVGVIGAKDEDVSALVAGAGAAAPAASPASAPATSAAPRVGAAQPAAAPSSASASSTVSLGSASAVGRTIASPLARKLADDRGLSLSGVTGSGPNGRIVKRDIEAIAAATSAPAKPSAPTRAASGADFEDIPLTQIRKTIARRLAESIGPIPTFYLTAEFDLSRAAEMRAAAAELGDEFKVSFNDIILKATATALTQHPEVNAHWLGDSIRYHNRVHLGMAVATDDGLIVPVIFDANEKGLGAISRASKDLAKKARERKLKPEEYTGSTFSVSNLGMMQIDQFTAIINPPEVGILAIGAIEDKPVVAADGGFEIRKKLRVTMSCDHRVIDGSVGAKFLQTLRRLIENPLLLVH